The Bacteroides thetaiotaomicron VPI-5482 genome contains the following window.
ATGAACAAACCGAAGATTATACAGATTATTGATGTTGTTTCCAATGCGATAGACGGAAACCGTATCGACGAGGATTTTATAAAGAGTTGTATTTACGGCAAAGTGAATGCGGAACTGTATGCGCATCTTTTAGGCAAATACAGGGGGTATGACGGGGATTTCTTTCAGTTTTATTTGGGGACGGACGATCGGATAAACCGGGCTTTGCTGGAGAACCTGGGGATTAAGGTCGAACCCGACAAATATCCGGACTATGATAGCCGGATTGTTGCGCAGGTCGTCCAGGGAAAGAAAAGGTTTGATATTTATCCTTTCGAGTTGGAAGCCTTTAACAGATATGCCATGTTTGGCAATAATAATGCGCTTTCATGCCTGAAAGGGATTTCCCCGACAGCCGGGCAGACCGTCCGGGAAAACGGTATTAACGAGTATGGAAACGCCTTGAATTGGTCGCTGTTCTGGATAAAGGCAAATCCGGAGGACAAAGCCCTGTTAGTGGATCACGTTTTGAATATCCCCGAACGATGATAGCGGAATATTTCATTTACCGGAGAAAGGGGGATAAAGAGCCGTTTATCTCCCTGGGGGAAATGCCGCAATACGGGTTAAGGCCGAAACAGAAGTTTACCGGGAAAAAACTTAAAATAGAGGTGATCCGCAGGCTTTCCGGTGTGGAAATCGAGCAGACGGCCACCACTCCGCAGATAAACGCCTATATCGAGGCGAATATCTATGATACCGAACGTTGGCCGGAGTACCGGAAGTTATACCGACAGGTGGCCGGAGAGGTGGAAACCGTGGCCGACATCTTTACGCTCCAGTATATTTTAGTGGCCGAACTGGAGGATCAGACCAGGACGGGAAAGGACTGCCAGCCGCAGCCGACAGATCCGAAAGACGAGAGGCTGATACACCTAATCCGGTGCGAGCTTATGGGTGAACCCCTGGAAATGTACAAGACGATGATAAACCCGATCATCGCCTTAAAGAAACGTTTCGTTTGATACTACATCTACTAAAAATAGTAGATACTACTTTTAGTATTTTAGTTCGTACGCTCAATCCTGGGAGAAAAACTAATCGGGATATTCATTGAGTTCCCGGTATGCCTTAGCTAACTCTTCTTGGGTGTGACGTTTGAACTTTTTACGGCTTATGATGAAAGGCAACCTCTGATTCATTTCATTCTCGTACTCGTCCAGGAGATGTTTACCCCTTCCGGTAAGGACGACATGGGTACGGTCGTCGGAAAAGCGGATCTCTTTTAAATCTTCCATTGTATCTAATATACGGAGGATGATTTTCTCGTAAATGGGGGTACGCAGTAACGGGTGTGCGAGCATGGGGGAATTGTATTTTATATCGAAATTCTCGATGATCTCCGTCTGCACTTCCTCTATATGCTTGGGAAGTGCTTTTCCCAGCGTGTAGTAAACAGCTATCTGAAAGTCTTTGTAATTTGGAAACATGGGCGTATATGGTTTATTGGGAACGTGGATATTTTTAATATTTCCGTTCCGGGATTCTTCGGCCGAAAGATAAAAAAATCTCTCGAATAATCTTTGGGATAGATGCGCTTTTTTTAGTAAATACTAAAAATAGTATTTTTGTAATGCGCATTACAGTAGTGTATTTTGTAAACGTAACGTGTACTTATTCAAGTATTTTAGTAAAATGGGTATCTTTTATATCCGGTTATACTAATATTAGTATTTTAGTATTTTTATAATGTACATTACAAAAATATCCGTATCTTTGCATTCAGATTGAAAAACAAAAGGCTTATGATAACGACGATCCAGTTTAAGACGTTGGACGACTTGTATCAGTTTTACAACGACGCAATTTTTAACGGTGAGCTTTCGGAATGTATCGTGAATATGTCCCGTCACGGTGGGGCGTTCGGCTTTTTCGCCGCCAACCGTTGGAGAGGGGACGGGCAGGAAAAAAAGGTCGTTCACGAGATCAGCATCAACCCCGATTTTATGAACCGGGAAGATCGGGACTGGCATTCTACCCTGGTACATGAAATGTGCCATTTGTGGCAGGAGGATTTCGGCAGGCCGAGCCGGGGAGGGTATCATAATTCGCAATGGGCTGACAAGATGATCCAGGTCGGACTGATGCCGTCCGACACCGGGGAGGCCGGAGGCAAAAGGACAGGCCAGAGCATTACGCATTATATCATTCCGGGAGGGAAGTTCGAGCAGGTTTTCAATACGCTAAGCCGGGAGGATCTGCAAAACTTGCGGCTTAGGTACAAGCCGACTTTGGCGGCCGTACCTACCCGGCCGATCCGCATCGCCGGAAGCGACGGGGACGAAACGGAAGAACCGGAAGATCCGGACGAGGGGGAGAGCAAAAGCGGAAAGCGGAAGAAATACACCTGTGGGTGCGGCTGTAACGTGTGGGGAAAATCCGGGCTGGTGTTAAGGTGCGGACTGTGCGACACTGATTTTACGGAACAATAGGAAACAGTGCAAAGGTCAGAAGCCCCCAGTAAAAACCCCGCCGGAGGCAGATTTCAAGCATACTCGTTTTACTAAAATACTAAGATAAGTCTATACTAATCTTAGTATTTTAGTATTATTGTAATGTGCATTACAATATAGGGGTATATGAAAAAGTGGGGATGTCGTAATACGTCAATTCGCCCCACTTTTAAGGCTTGACGTGCAATAGCCGTCAGCCCCCAGACGGACGGGAACCACCCCGGCCGCACACAAATATAGAAAATCTTCCGGATTTAACCAAACAGGTCGGGATCTTTCTTTTTCCCCCTGGCCTTGATACCGAAATCCTCACGCAGCATCTTTGCCAGTGAATTTTGTGCGTGGGCTGTACTCATTTCACCGCTGCAAACCTTATCGTCGTAATATGCACAACGGTCGTACACGTCTTTCAGCCGTCCGCTTTCCAGGATCTTGTCGAGTGCCCTTACCGGGGTGTTGTCGCTCGGATAGCTTAAAGCACCGTAAACCCAACGGTAAACGAACGAGTATTGTTGTTGCTGGTCGCCTCGCAGTTCTTGGGGATTTCTCGCATGGATGAACAGGATAATCGTGTCGGCTTTCGGTTTTTGCCCCTTTTTAGGCGTTTTGCAGATGAATTTGTAATCGAACCATACATCGGCCTCGCTTTCCTTGATTCGTGTCTGTGCAGGCCTTAAAACCTTTTGGTCGATCTGTGCATTCGAGTAGGAGGCCGGGATCTCCAGGTCTTTGCAGAATTGGTCGATCGAGTAATAATACTCCCGTCTGTCCCGTTGGCTGCAAATGATCTTGTAGAGCCGCTTGGTGTAATTGCCCCGGAGGGTTAAGGCGATGTTCTTCCCGTACCTTGTACCGCCGACACCCGTACCGTAGTAGAGCAGGAAAGGGATCGCCCAGGGGTTGAGCGTCAGGGCTACCCGGTTTGTGCCTTTGATGTTGTGTACCGTCGTTATCACCACCCCGAACGTTTCCACCGTCTGGTGGATATTGGGATGCACCCAGCGAAAGGAAAAGTTTTTCCGCATCATGGCGATAGCCTCTTTCAGAACTTTGCTCTTGTTGTTCTTCCCCCCGGCTTCGTCGCATTTGATCTCGACGACAGGCTGGTTAAAGAGGTCTTTAGGCAGTTGTTTTTCCCTGGTCATGTGTTGCTGGATCTGGTCGCTTATGAGCGTCAGGAGGTTTTCTTGCCACTCGGTCACAGAGTACTGGCCGAATGTTACGTTATTCGGCTGGATTAACATTACTTCTTCCTCCGTAGGAGGAATATAGAGGGTGATGTCGTTGGTCGCCATAGGCTTTTTTTTTTGAGTTCGGGACAAAGTTAAAGAAATAAAAGATACCGCCAAAAAATACCAAGTACTTTTTATTGTAACCTTTAGTAAAATGGGTATTTATTGGAGGGGGTAATTTTAGTAAAATAAGTATTTTCCCCCTTCGGATTTTAGTAAAATGAGTATTTTAGGTTGTGTCTTTTCACCTATAACGATTTGTATTTCAGTTAATTATAAATGAAAAAACGCTTTCTTACAAAGAACCTCTACAAAGACTATTCTCACAAAGAAGGAAAATCTTAGGGAATCACAGGCTTCAAAAACGGCTGGAAAATGTGCATTTTGAAAACGGAAAATGAGAAACGGAGAAAAAATGAGCGAAGCGTTTCTTTAGTGCGATTTTTCCGCGCGTTAAAATGTGTAAAATTTTGTTTTTGTGTTGTAAAATATAAGGTGATCGGAACGATTGCCGCCGTTTTACAAATGTACACTTTTTTGGGGGGCGGTGTACATTTGTAATGTGCATTTTGGGGGCTGGGTGTCTGATGTATTGGAGCGAAGCCGTGCGGAGCGTTCCAGGAGCGACGAGCGAAGCAAGGAGAGAGAGAACGACGGTTTACCAAAGTGAGCAAGCAGTCATTGGACTTAGTCCAATGCTGATTTTCCAAATCACTGATATATAACTGTTTACTTGTTTATATGTATGCGAATTGCATACATATTGCATACATTATTTTGATAATTCATTGAATTATAGTATATTGTAGCCGATATTTATGTATGCAAACCCCTATACGTGAAATTATGGCAACAACAAGTAAAGATACGTCTATCCGTATAAAGGAGAGTACAAGGTTTAGGCTTGATATGCTGAAAGGAAACAAATCGCACGATGCGTTCGTGGCCGAAATGTTACTCTATTTTGAAACAACGGGGATCACCCCGCAGTCGAATGTAATGCCGCCGAACATTGCGGCCAAAGAGCAGGCAAGCCGGGTGATCGAAGTTGTCCGGGGCATTGAGAAATCCACTAACGTAAGGCTGAAAAACATCGAACAACTCCTTTTGTCGCTTGTCGGGGAAGTGAAAACGCCGGGGGACAATCCGGACGAATATATGCACATCTCACAGGTACAGGAACTTTTGGAGCGTTCCAAGCAACTGGAACAGGAAGCCAGGGAAAACCGGGAGAAGGCCGGGAAACTGCAAACGGATCTCGAAATAGCCCGGCAGGAGAAAGGAACTCCGGCCGTCGGATGCAATACGCACAAGATCCTGGAGATCGTGGAGCGTATCGACGAGGTGAAGAAGATACCGACATTCAACGATACGGTTTATGAGATAGACCGTAATACGCTGGATATGTGGGTGAAAAGGTTAAAGGACGAACTAAAGAGATAAGCCTATGTTTGCCAAAGTACACCCGGCCGAGGACGTGAAAAGCGGAAATACGGGAAGCTGTCACGACCTGGTGCGTTATCTGGAAAAGGAAACGGGGGAGGGACAGCGTTTTTTCTCCCATACGGAGCAGGATATTTCACCCGAACGGGTAATTATGGATATAGACGGGAACAAAAAGGCGTTAGGGGCTAACGACGCTAAATTCTTCATGCTTTCGCTCAATCCGTCGCAGTCGGAACAAATGCACCTTATCGGCCGGAAAGTGGACGATTTTAAGGAACTTACACCACAGGAGAAAAAAGAGGTTTTCCAAAAGCTGGAGGCGTTCACCCGTTCGGCTATGGATGAATACGCCTTGAACTTCGGACGGGACAATATTAGGGGAGGCCAGGATCTCATGTATTACGCACGTGTGGAAACGGAACGATCCTATCATCCGGAAGATGAAGAGGTGAAACAGGGGATCGCCAGGATCGGAGAGCCTAAACCCGGTCTGAACTTACACGTTCACGTAATCGTTTCACGCAAGAGCCTGGACGGGAAAGTGAAACTTTCTCCGGGGGCTAAATCGGCCGGGAACACCTGGGAACTGGAGGGCAGGGGGACGGTGAAACGGGGTTTTTCACATGAGGGCTGGAAAGTCAGGGTACAGGAATGTTTTAACCGGAAATTCGATTACCAGGCCAAAGAGGGGGAAACTTATGTACGTCCGCAGGTATCGGCCGAGATCGGGAAGATCACGAACCCGGAGCTTAAAAGGATATTGCAGGACGAGCAGTTTACGGCGGCAAACCAGATCGTCGCAGCCATGAGGGAACAAGGTTACACGCACCAGGTAAGGAAGGGGGTGCATTCCTTTTCACGGGAGGGTGAAGTGTTCCAGGTTGAACACAGGCTCTTGAAAGCGTTCGAACAACCTCTGTCTGACGAGCAGCTAAAAAGCATAACGGAACGTTTCGACTTGACAAAGTACGAGGCGAACCCGGCCGGGTACAGGGAGAACGGTTTGCAGGTAAAGGATATAAGTTTCTCGACATATGTAAAAGATGAAGCACAGAAGGGGGAAAAGGCCTTGAAAGAGGTCGCTTATAAAGTGGTTTATGATGAACAAAACCATACGACGGTATCGTTCGCCACCGTCCGGCAGTTCGCATACGAGCATCAAATAAACCTGGTGAAAAGCGAACCGACGGCCGAAGCCGTCTTGAAGAAGATCAAGAACCCGGAGCTTAAAAACCTGTTGGAGAACTACCGTTTTACGTCCGCTAACCAGATTGTCGTAGCCATGAAAGAACAAGGCTACACGCATAAGGTACGGAAAGGGGTACATTCCTTTTCACGGGAGGGTGAACGGGTGAGCATACGGCACAAGGATCTGAAAAAATTCGCCGATCCGAAACTGGAGAGCCGCCACATGGAGGGCATTATCGAACGGTTTAACCTGTACAAGTACAAGCAGGAGGGCGTGGCCTACCGGGAAAACGGCCTGGAAGCCAAGAATATTTCTTTCCTGACATACCAGAAAGTGCCGATCGAGCCGGAAGAGGATAAAAGCGTGACCGGAAAGCCGGAAACAAAGGAGGAAGCGCAGCAGCCACAGCAGGAAACGCCGGGGAGCGAGGCACATCCGGAAGAAACGGAAAACGAAGCGGAAACGCCCATGCCTGAACCCGATCCGGTGAAATACAGGAAAGAGCTTAAAGAGGTGTCTTATGATGTACTGTTTGATAGGGAAACGAAAACCTATGTGCCGATTTCGGCGATCCGGAAATACGCATACGAGAATGAGATCAATCTGATAGACCGATACAAGCATGGGTACGCAGTCAGGAACGAGGATCTTAGGGAGTGCCTGGCAAATCCCGAATACCGGACGGTAAGGCAGATAAACAAGGCCATGAGGGAGAGGGGATATACGATCGAAAGGGACGAGGCCGGAAACTATACCTACATCAAGGGGGAAAGTTCTTTCTTTATGGAACGCCGGGATTTGCTTGCCTTTACCGGGTACGCCAAAGATACCGGAGGCCGGGAAAGGGGAACGCACCGAAGCGCAGACAAGACGGTCGGGTTTATCGGTGGTAAGGCCAAACAAAAGCTGATAAACGAGATCCTGGGGGATAGCTTCCGGACGGAAAGGATGCTTGTAGGCAACGTGAAAAAGGCCGTCAGCCTTATACAGAACCCGGCTAATATAAAAATGATGCTGATAAAACAGATCGGCAGTTTTCTAAACCCGTTTAAAGAGTTATGATATGATGATGTATATTATTATAGGGATCGCCTGCCTGGTGGGGATCATCGTTGTTGTGCTGTTGCTTCCAAATTCCGGGAAACAGCAGCAAAAAGGACAGAAATACCGTTTTGAACTGTCGGCCGGGGGAGGGAGGAAAATAACCTTTGCCGATCCGTTCGATAATTTCCTGGTCTATGGTGGGGCGAACTCCGGAAAGACCAAAAGCATAGGAAAGCCCTTGTTAAGCCAGTATATACAGGCCGGGTTTGCCGGATTTGTCTATAATTACAAGGATTTCGATCTGGCAAGGACAGCCGTACACCTGGTAAAAAAACATAATTACCCTTATGGGTGCTTCCAGATCAGTTTCACGGATATGGAACGGACGCACCGGACAAATCCGATACGTCCTTCCGTGGTGAAGAATGAAACCTTGTTCTTGCAGCTAATGGATGATATGCTGACCGCCTACCAGGGAAAGGACGGCAAACGGGACGAGTGGTTTAACGGGGCGTTGGGGATATTAAGGGGCGTTTCGATCCGGTTTTATAACGATTATCCGCAGTTTTGCACGATACCCCATATCGTTAATTTCATTTGTTCGGCCGGAACTGTCCGGATAACGTCGTTCCTGGAGGGCAAGCACCAGAGCCGGGTACTGGCCGGGGCATTCCTGGACGCAAAGGACAGCCCCAAGACGCAAAGCAGCTATCTAAGCAGCCTTACCAACAGTCTAAGCACGCTCGCCAACGAAAAAAAGGTGTGTTATGTCCTTTCCGGAAATGATTTCGACTTTAACCTGATAGATCCGGAATGTCCGAAATTGGTTGTCGTATCGAACGCCTATCAGATCGAAAACCTGATTTCCCCGGTTATATCGCTCATGCTTTCCATTTCGTCCCGGCGTTTCACGCTGGCGAACAAAGTGCCGTTCTTCTACTTTCTGGATGAAGCGACCACGTTCCGGATCGCCGATTTCGAGAAACTGCCGTCCGTTCTAAGGGAATACCTTTGCAGTTTCGTTTTCCTCACGCAGTCGGCGGCGAAGATCGAGAAGATATACGGGAAATATGACCGCAGTTCGATAGAATCCAATTTCGGGAACCAGTTCTTTGGCCGGACAAAGGACATAGAGGCCTTGAAAAGCTACCCGCTTGTTTTTGGAAAAGAGGAGAGGCAGAGGGTTTCAAAGACCACCGGAAGCAGCCGGGGAGGGGAGAACCGCAGCCGTACAGTTTCCACGCAGAAAGAGGAAATATACGACACGAATTTCTTTACCAGCCTGAAATCGGGCGAGTTCGTGGGGAGTGCGGCACATTCCAACATGAGGAACTTTCATTTGAGGTTTGAAATGTACGAGGACAAGGAAGATCCGCTTCCGATCGTGCATCCCGTACTGGCCTCGGATATAGAGGAAAATTACCAGCAGATCATAAGGGATATACAAGGCATTGAATAACAAGGGAAGTGTGGCGACATTCTACAAAGTGTGGGACAACTCCACACTTTTTTGTGGAATATAAAAAAGGGGTAAAATTATAAAAGTTTGATAATTAGTGTATTTATTAAAA
Protein-coding sequences here:
- a CDS encoding SprT-like domain-containing protein, giving the protein MITTIQFKTLDDLYQFYNDAIFNGELSECIVNMSRHGGAFGFFAANRWRGDGQEKKVVHEISINPDFMNREDRDWHSTLVHEMCHLWQEDFGRPSRGGYHNSQWADKMIQVGLMPSDTGEAGGKRTGQSITHYIIPGGKFEQVFNTLSREDLQNLRLRYKPTLAAVPTRPIRIAGSDGDETEEPEDPDEGESKSGKRKKYTCGCGCNVWGKSGLVLRCGLCDTDFTEQ
- a CDS encoding replication initiation protein — its product is MATNDITLYIPPTEEEVMLIQPNNVTFGQYSVTEWQENLLTLISDQIQQHMTREKQLPKDLFNQPVVEIKCDEAGGKNNKSKVLKEAIAMMRKNFSFRWVHPNIHQTVETFGVVITTVHNIKGTNRVALTLNPWAIPFLLYYGTGVGGTRYGKNIALTLRGNYTKRLYKIICSQRDRREYYYSIDQFCKDLEIPASYSNAQIDQKVLRPAQTRIKESEADVWFDYKFICKTPKKGQKPKADTIILFIHARNPQELRGDQQQQYSFVYRWVYGALSYPSDNTPVRALDKILESGRLKDVYDRCAYYDDKVCSGEMSTAHAQNSLAKMLREDFGIKARGKKKDPDLFG
- a CDS encoding BfmA/BtgA family mobilization protein; translation: MATTSKDTSIRIKESTRFRLDMLKGNKSHDAFVAEMLLYFETTGITPQSNVMPPNIAAKEQASRVIEVVRGIEKSTNVRLKNIEQLLLSLVGEVKTPGDNPDEYMHISQVQELLERSKQLEQEARENREKAGKLQTDLEIARQEKGTPAVGCNTHKILEIVERIDEVKKIPTFNDTVYEIDRNTLDMWVKRLKDELKR
- a CDS encoding DUF5712 family protein; its protein translation is MFAKVHPAEDVKSGNTGSCHDLVRYLEKETGEGQRFFSHTEQDISPERVIMDIDGNKKALGANDAKFFMLSLNPSQSEQMHLIGRKVDDFKELTPQEKKEVFQKLEAFTRSAMDEYALNFGRDNIRGGQDLMYYARVETERSYHPEDEEVKQGIARIGEPKPGLNLHVHVIVSRKSLDGKVKLSPGAKSAGNTWELEGRGTVKRGFSHEGWKVRVQECFNRKFDYQAKEGETYVRPQVSAEIGKITNPELKRILQDEQFTAANQIVAAMREQGYTHQVRKGVHSFSREGEVFQVEHRLLKAFEQPLSDEQLKSITERFDLTKYEANPAGYRENGLQVKDISFSTYVKDEAQKGEKALKEVAYKVVYDEQNHTTVSFATVRQFAYEHQINLVKSEPTAEAVLKKIKNPELKNLLENYRFTSANQIVVAMKEQGYTHKVRKGVHSFSREGERVSIRHKDLKKFADPKLESRHMEGIIERFNLYKYKQEGVAYRENGLEAKNISFLTYQKVPIEPEEDKSVTGKPETKEEAQQPQQETPGSEAHPEETENEAETPMPEPDPVKYRKELKEVSYDVLFDRETKTYVPISAIRKYAYENEINLIDRYKHGYAVRNEDLRECLANPEYRTVRQINKAMRERGYTIERDEAGNYTYIKGESSFFMERRDLLAFTGYAKDTGGRERGTHRSADKTVGFIGGKAKQKLINEILGDSFRTERMLVGNVKKAVSLIQNPANIKMMLIKQIGSFLNPFKEL
- a CDS encoding type IV secretory system conjugative DNA transfer family protein; its protein translation is MMMYIIIGIACLVGIIVVVLLLPNSGKQQQKGQKYRFELSAGGGRKITFADPFDNFLVYGGANSGKTKSIGKPLLSQYIQAGFAGFVYNYKDFDLARTAVHLVKKHNYPYGCFQISFTDMERTHRTNPIRPSVVKNETLFLQLMDDMLTAYQGKDGKRDEWFNGALGILRGVSIRFYNDYPQFCTIPHIVNFICSAGTVRITSFLEGKHQSRVLAGAFLDAKDSPKTQSSYLSSLTNSLSTLANEKKVCYVLSGNDFDFNLIDPECPKLVVVSNAYQIENLISPVISLMLSISSRRFTLANKVPFFYFLDEATTFRIADFEKLPSVLREYLCSFVFLTQSAAKIEKIYGKYDRSSIESNFGNQFFGRTKDIEALKSYPLVFGKEERQRVSKTTGSSRGGENRSRTVSTQKEEIYDTNFFTSLKSGEFVGSAAHSNMRNFHLRFEMYEDKEDPLPIVHPVLASDIEENYQQIIRDIQGIE